Below is a window of Xyrauchen texanus isolate HMW12.3.18 chromosome 1, RBS_HiC_50CHRs, whole genome shotgun sequence DNA.
AAGGAAGTATATAACTGCAGATTTAAATTTATTGACATATTTGCCATTTGAAGCCATGGGAGACTGACATTGATGACTTGGAAAGCCAGTTATCTACAAATGATCCAAAAAGCAATAAGGTATGTGATATTCAGAAACCGCACTCCGTATTCCTCCAAAATAATCACGGAGTTCAATCAATGCCTCTACACAACAAAAACTGAACATTGCACCCTTCATGAAGGCAGGATTTACTGCAGGACTGTTGTACCTAATAACCTGGCAGCTGTATATATGCTTAAAGGCTTCATAGAAATGCCACAACTGAATATTGTAATAGTGGAGTGCAAACACCAACAGTAACCCAGACAAGCCCTCTTCCACATTTttgcaaatatgtaaataatatacatGGGACATACAATTAATTTGAACAGAGGCATTTACACATCTTTGCTTTCAGCTACTAGCCTTCACTTTGTGTCATGGGACAGTCCTAATGCAGGTGAAGAGATAGAATAATGTATACCGACACTGCACGGCCTTGTGGTGGGAACAGGTATAGGGAGAGAAGACTCATTACACAACCAAGATATGTGGAATATACGTTTATGCTCCCATGCATTACAAATGGTCTCTTAGGCCAGCTGATTGTGCACAAGcacaaaactgaagtcatattTTGTTCTCACCATCACCAATAACcgtgaaaatgttcattttctaGAAGAAATGTTCTTTTGCTCTATTTGAGAATGCCAAACGAAGATCTCATAGTGGCGAATCAAAATCTACCAGACATACAAATCAAGTCAAAAGTACTACCAACAATTATTATAAATGAACTGGAAAATCGACTCTTTGAGGGTAAATgaagtggctcttaaaagagcctttggggCAGATGTGAATGACGTCGCTGTGGATTTAAGCGCGCTCTCCGCGAATGCGGCGGGCCAGCTGGATGTCTTTGGGCATGATGGTGACCCTCTTGGCGTGGATGGCGCACAAGTTGGTGTCCTCGAACAGACCGACCAAATAAGCCTCGCTGGACTCCTGCAGGGCCatgacggcggagctctggaagcgcAGATCCGTCTTGAAATCCTGAGCGATTTCTCTCACCAGACGCTGGAAAGGCAGTTTGCGGATCAGCAGCTCAGTAGACTTCTGATAACGGCGGATCTCTCTCAGCGCCACGGTACCGGGCCTGTAACGATGAGGCTTCTTGACTCCACCGGTGGCGGGGGCGCTCTTGCGGGCGGCTTTAGTAGCGAGCTGCTTCCTCGGAGCTTTTCCACCGGTGGACTTGCGAGCGGTTTGTTTGGTTCTTGCCATGATCACGAGATTCTCTGCTCCGTTCAACACAGTAAGTAAAGATAATCGGCACACCGCTGCTATTTAAAGCCGTGTGCGATCACGCGCTCAGTGTGGTGAGGGTTTAGAGGCGTGTGATTGGCTGATGTGGATGTGTACGCATGACAGTTGACCAATGACTGTGCGGCACATCTTTTCAAACAAGCGGCGACAGTTTCCCGCTCAAAATCATTTGTTCAGTTCAACTCAATGCGCATTAAATCACGTTTCTTTGTCCAGCTTTTATACTCAAGtactataatttatttaaaattatgaatgtagCATGATGAATTGTAATAACTAATAAACAGGTAATAGCAGTAGCAGATTTAATTATAAGAAATACTTCATTAACGCATTTGCGTACTTGGGGCAGGAATAAAACGTAGACATAAATATATTGGGTTAAAATGTGTAGATTATTTATACACGGATCCCACAACTGCATCTGTCATTCAATCACTTTGTTTCACATTATGTGAGAAAACAGCGCTTAAAACAATATAATCTGCAGTTGATTTTTTTAATGGTTCCCTTCCATTTATTTCATGCAAGTGTGTAATAAATGGCCAATGAAACGTGAGTAAAAGAATAATTCACTCTCTCATAGTTCAagtgtgtggctcttaaaagagcctttgtgtTTGTGACAGACTTCAGTCCGTTTACTTGGTCTTGCACGGGTTTCTCGGTCTTCTTGGGCAGCAACACAGCCTGGATGTTGGGCAGCACCCCACCCTGAGCGATGGTCACTCCACCCAAGAGTTTGTTCAACTCCTCGTCGTTCCGCACTGCCAGCTGCAGGTGACGGGGAATGATACGGGTCTTCTTGTTGTCCCGAGCGGCGTTTCCGGCCAACTCCAGGATCTCAGCGGTGAGATACTCGAGCACAGCGGCCAAATACACAGGAGCACCGGCGCCAACGCGCTCAGCGTAGTTTCCTTTGCGGAGCAGTCTGTGCACACGGCCGACGGGGAACTGCAGTCCCGCCCTTGATGAGCGAGTCTTCGCCTTCGCTCTCGCCTTACCGCCGGTTTTACCTCTGCCGCTCATTTTCAATTCAACTGAACTACTACAATACAATGTAGAAACAGAATACTCAGTGTGACGCAGTCAACGGTATTTAAAGCAGGCTGTCAGTCGTCTATTGGCTGGAGTGTGTAAAAcattctaaccaatcacagaACTTCCCTCCGAACTCTAAACTCCTCCCTCTTATTTCTCCGCTACATTCTGTGTTCATGAGAAACTTCCAGCTGAACgagttttaaatagtttaattcaataataatatggTCAAATATATCTGACCAGAAGTAAATTACATAATATTTCAGTGATAGTCACAATCGATGCAGTTATTCATATAAAAAGTTGTCAGATGCAAGATGTTGGTGCAATTACCTTCATTTTATAGTTTTATGAAACACTGATTTTGTCAGGCGGGTGAAACTGAATATCACGTTTCATCACCGCGTTTGACATTTTCTGTATATGCAGCTTTaagctttttgtgtttttggtttattagTCATAGTCAGGAGTAATTTTGAACTTTCACAACCAATCAAATAAAACAtcacatttacaataaatataaaatacaaaaacaaatccaAGTGTCGCTCTTTTATATGAAAtagtgggtggctcttaaaagagccgttttgAGGGAGAAACTCGGAAGATCATTTACTTCTTTTTGGGAGCTGCTTTCTTAGGCTTGGCTGCTTTAGCCTTTGCCGTTTTGGGTTTGACAACTTTGGCCTTTTTGGGGCTCTTGGCTGCTTTTTTGGCGGCTGCTGGTTTCTTTGCCTTCTTGGGGCTCTTCGTTGCCTTTTTAGCGGCTGCTGGTTTCTTCGCCTTCTTGGGAGATTTCTTGGCGGCAGGTTTCTTAGCCGCGGCACTCTTGGGCTTCTTAGCAGCGGCGGGTTTCTTGACTGCGGCCTTCTTGGCTTTAGGAGCGGCTTTCTTGGCGGGTTTCTTCGTGCTCTCGGCTTGTTTCTTGTTGAGCTTGAATGAGCCGGAGGCGCCGGTCCCTTTGGTCTGCACCAGAGTCCCTTTAGTCACCAGACTCCTAACGGCGATCTTGACGCGGGAGTTGTTCTTCTCCACATCGTATCCATCGGCGGCGAGAGCTTTCTTCAGGGCGGCGAGAGACACGCCGCTCCTCTCCTTTGACGCGGTCACAGTTTTGACGATGAGATCACCGACGCTTGGACCCGTTTTCTTGGGTTTGGCAGCAGATTTCTTCTTGGGCGATTTGGCCGGCAGGGCGGCTGCAGCTGGAGCGGTTTCTGCCATCTCTCTGATCGGATCTGtaatctcacaaacacacacgagcaCTGAGTGCAGTAATGAACAGCGACTGAGCGGCGCTGCGCTCTTAAAACCCTCATGAGAACCTGAAAGACTCAATCCGCTCGTGACAGCGTCTGTGTGCCTCCGAGAGCCGCTCGCGCTTGTGTTTTCTCCTCTCACATTTAGAGCAAAACTGGAGCGATAAAACAGTTTAATGGACTGAAAACAATGTGAACACAGAGCAGGAGTTCTGCGCTTTATCTGGAGACTAAAACACGCGACGAGGAAACTTTTAGTTTTATGTCTAAACTTCAAATCCACATCGCGCACCAGCTATTGGAAAAGACCGCGTGTGATTTGGATGTGATTTTCATGCAGAAATGATTATATTTGATTGAACGCGTCTTCTGTGTTTTCAACACACACTTTGATAATGACTTTAATGAAATGAGCATCACTGAGGGACTTGTGGACTGTTTCATACAGGAGTTGTTTTGGGCAGATTGAAGCACACGCTCCGTGTCTGTTTGTGACTCATGTGTGTTCAGCTGCTGCTTCTTGTGTGTTTGTTGGTTGTCATTTGTCTAAAATCAAATACTGACGTTGAATCTGAagctttgtgttgtttttttttttatttatttttccctagCTTTTGGTATGTGACTAACTAAAACTACTGATAATGAAAATGTTGATTGTAGTTCATATATTTGAGCTTTTATTGTCTAAATTATATAATCATGAAGAATACacagacaaaaaatatttaatttttgtcTGTTTATTCTTCATGTACAGAGCATGGAATAGTTTTAACTGAAGATGTAACATTCTTTATTAATAAtggggcatttttttttattattattgtataaaattaaaaactcgttgattgtatttttttcccTATTGTTTGTATTCTTTTGATATGTGTTGTATACTCGTGATCACATTTTATTGCCAGTGTCATGTTGGCACTTACTAGAGCAAAGACTTGTATTTGTagcaacattttaattatattcagagttcaaATTTGTCTTTGAATACAGATGTGTCTGCTATGGGTTCTGTGTTGCTCTTTGTTAATACTGATAGTCAATGAAGAACATTGACTTGTCTTTTAAATTGTTCATATACGCTGCAGGTttgcacaaatatatatttgtatattttaatactGCTAAAGTAGTTTCAATTTATGCTATATGAACATAAGTGAAATACTTTTTTTCCCCAATAATTTTAATTGTCATGtaaagtcaacataaatgataataaaaaaatgactaaCAAAAAAGTATATAGTAGCCATGACAAAGTTTTATTAAGTTTAAATGTCCAGTTTGTTAAATAAGGTTGAATAACTTAAGTAAAGCTATTTTAAAGTCACACTGAAAAAAATTTGAAGTGGGGTTTACTGGAAAAAACCTAGGAAACAATTTCCACGTAGAAATTGCTAGTAAATTTAACAGAGCTTAATTTCAAGTAAAGGTTACACACAATTCTTTGAGGCTTTTAAATAGaaattctcaagtaaatttaactTTTTAATACTCCGCTTCAAGTAAATTTTACTGACTCTTAGTTTGTACACTTTACTCAAGCCATGTAGCATTGAATTAAGCCATGAAGACAGCTAAATGTACTAGcaattcaatgtattttttactaaCATGTCATATTTATCCTTTTGAAATGCCAAAGTAATATTAACTTAacttttaacaatatttttaacattagttGTATTCATTTGTTTAGTATTAATAATTATACTGTGTTTAATAATATCTGAACAAACGCAAATAACATGAATTGACAGACAACAttttacatacaaatatttttaattcattttttaaaactgtgtaaaaaaacagtaataaatgtatctttaaatacattaatattttggTCAAAGGATAAGAGAAAGAGTAGAATAAAACAACACCCAAACAACCATCTGTCCACATCACTTTTACATCTTTGTTCAGAGAACCATCTGGATATATCTGCTTTTACATCTACATACAAAGGAACAAATACAAAGTGTTAAAGTGCACATATTGAGTGTCCACAACTAACAGACTTACATTAGTAGCTTAGTGTGCAAAGAGTGAACTTTTGGAGAAAATTTTAGAACATCCAGCTCAAGAAAGatcttttgaaacacttaaaatgtGCTTCTCAGCTTTGAGGAATAGTTGAAGTTCAAGGAGTAAATTAAACCCAGACACGCATTTGTGAGATTTTTTACATCCAACCAGCACCTCAGTTCCCTCAATGACAATGATCACATCGGCTGGAGTGGAGCCTTCTGCTGCAGTGCTGCAAAGTACAATGATCTTCATCACATGTTCAGCTGAAGCCATCTTTGATTATGTCTTTGCT
It encodes the following:
- the LOC127648682 gene encoding histone H3, with the translated sequence MARTKQTARKSTGGKAPRKQLATKAARKSAPATGGVKKPHRYRPGTVALREIRRYQKSTELLIRKLPFQRLVREIAQDFKTDLRFQSSAVMALQESSEAYLVGLFEDTNLCAIHAKRVTIMPKDIQLARRIRGERA
- the LOC127648326 gene encoding histone H2A-like encodes the protein MSGRGKTGGKARAKAKTRSSRAGLQFPVGRVHRLLRKGNYAERVGAGAPVYLAAVLEYLTAEILELAGNAARDNKKTRIIPRHLQLAVRNDEELNKLLGGVTIAQGGVLPNIQAVLLPKKTEKPVQDQVNGLKSVTNTKALLRATHLNYERVNYSFTHVSLAIYYTLA
- the LOC127648261 gene encoding histone H1-like; the protein is MAETAPAAAALPAKSPKKKSAAKPKKTGPSVGDLIVKTVTASKERSGVSLAALKKALAADGYDVEKNNSRVKIAVRSLVTKGTLVQTKGTGASGSFKLNKKQAESTKKPAKKAAPKAKKAAVKKPAAAKKPKSAAAKKPAAKKSPKKAKKPAAAKKATKSPKKAKKPAAAKKAAKSPKKAKVVKPKTAKAKAAKPKKAAPKKK